A portion of the Algisphaera agarilytica genome contains these proteins:
- a CDS encoding solute:sodium symporter family transporter: MTLISFLFFTAFVAAITFVLTRKDDHGTSAGYFLGGRQLGGIVIAGSLLLTNLSTEQMVGLNGAAFTDGLAVMVWEVVAVLALVCMALFFLPRFLRSGIATVPQFLEARFDAGTRTFTDLIFLAAYAVILLPIVLYTGATGLVDIISVKALIGLEASQATVSLLGAELDADTFVLWLTVWVVGIIGSCYALFGGLRTVAVSDTINGIGLLVGGLLITVFGLAAISHTLGDGSGVLDGWSTMKANGVEDKTFNSIGTSDTSVPFSTIFTGIALLNLFYWCTNQQIIQRTFGAKSLKEGQKGVLICALLKLLGPLYLVLPGIMAYVLYSDDIGFKADKAYGTLVGDVLPPYLAGFFAAVLVGAILSSFNSALNATCTLFSLGIYKNFINKQADEQQTVRSGKTVGWIIAVVAMLLAPMLAQTSSIFGYLQTMNAIYFIPILAVVLVGMLTKRVPGKAANIALVVGIVSLMLGYWVPIGEKQSEGTFVVPIAQKAEEYAKWESDPLVVSGKVSVTFLEELTIERRVVKTGFSEQAPAEPPESVTYAQFAKTQTVAKTFAPDVMHPFHFMGLVFGCLIVLMLAIGKISPRPEAWVHEHSGDVELTPWKGAKTMAVVLVILVIAIYASFAEFAT; the protein is encoded by the coding sequence ATGACGCTGATCTCGTTTCTCTTCTTCACCGCGTTTGTCGCTGCGATCACGTTCGTCCTGACCCGTAAAGACGACCACGGAACCTCTGCGGGCTACTTCCTCGGCGGACGGCAGCTCGGCGGGATCGTCATCGCGGGTTCGCTGCTGCTGACCAATCTCTCGACCGAGCAGATGGTGGGCCTCAACGGCGCCGCGTTCACCGATGGGCTCGCCGTGATGGTCTGGGAGGTCGTGGCAGTACTCGCATTGGTGTGCATGGCGCTGTTCTTCCTGCCCCGCTTCCTGCGCAGCGGGATCGCGACCGTGCCCCAGTTCCTCGAGGCTCGCTTCGATGCAGGCACGCGGACGTTTACCGATCTGATCTTTCTCGCGGCATACGCCGTGATCCTCTTGCCGATCGTGCTCTACACCGGGGCGACCGGGCTAGTGGATATCATCAGTGTCAAAGCACTCATCGGGCTGGAAGCCAGCCAGGCCACCGTCTCGCTGCTGGGCGCGGAACTTGACGCCGACACTTTCGTACTCTGGCTGACCGTATGGGTCGTCGGGATCATCGGCTCGTGCTACGCCCTGTTCGGCGGCCTCCGCACCGTTGCGGTGTCCGACACGATCAACGGTATCGGTTTGCTCGTCGGCGGCCTGCTCATCACCGTGTTCGGCCTCGCCGCTATCAGCCACACCCTCGGCGATGGGTCGGGGGTCCTCGACGGCTGGTCGACCATGAAAGCCAACGGCGTCGAAGATAAAACTTTCAACTCCATCGGCACCAGTGACACCAGCGTGCCTTTCAGCACGATCTTCACCGGCATCGCACTGCTCAACCTCTTCTACTGGTGCACCAACCAGCAGATTATCCAACGCACGTTCGGCGCCAAAAGCCTGAAAGAAGGGCAAAAAGGCGTGTTGATCTGTGCCTTGCTCAAGCTGCTCGGGCCGCTCTACCTCGTGCTACCCGGGATCATGGCCTATGTGCTCTATAGCGACGACATCGGGTTTAAGGCCGACAAGGCCTACGGCACCCTCGTGGGCGATGTGCTGCCGCCCTACCTCGCGGGCTTCTTCGCCGCGGTCCTAGTCGGCGCGATCCTCAGCTCGTTCAACTCGGCCCTCAACGCGACCTGTACCCTCTTCTCGCTTGGCATCTACAAAAACTTCATCAACAAGCAGGCTGACGAGCAACAGACCGTCCGCTCGGGCAAGACCGTGGGCTGGATCATCGCGGTGGTGGCAATGCTCCTCGCTCCCATGCTCGCACAGACCTCGAGCATCTTCGGCTACCTGCAGACGATGAACGCTATCTACTTCATCCCGATCCTCGCGGTGGTTTTGGTGGGCATGCTCACCAAACGCGTGCCGGGCAAAGCCGCCAACATCGCGTTGGTCGTCGGCATCGTATCGCTGATGCTGGGCTATTGGGTTCCGATCGGCGAGAAGCAATCCGAGGGCACGTTCGTTGTGCCGATCGCCCAGAAAGCAGAGGAATATGCCAAATGGGAAAGCGACCCGCTCGTGGTCAGCGGCAAAGTCAGCGTCACATTTCTTGAAGAATTGACGATTGAACGCCGCGTCGTAAAGACCGGCTTCAGCGAACAAGCGCCTGCGGAACCCCCCGAATCGGTGACCTACGCTCAGTTCGCCAAGACCCAAACCGTAGCCAAGACATTCGCCCCCGATGTGATGCACCCGTTCCACTTCATGGGGCTGGTCTTCGGCTGCCTGATCGTTCTGATGCTGGCTATTGGCAAGATCTCACCCCGCCCCGAGGCTTGGGTGCACGAGCACTCGGGCGACGTCGAACTCACCCCGTGGAAGGGCGCCAAGACCATGGCCGTTGTACTTGTCATCCTAGTAATCGCGATCTACGCCTCGTTCGCGGAATTTGCTACCTAG
- a CDS encoding Sip1-related alpha-galactosidase, which yields MKPPLSHEHVVTNLTLDDAGFAVLDGSTEALELPSHGRMMALRRNSPYWTEPAMIGQGDEVPEDTILLLWERHDPAAPFGAILPLASGKRRASLAGGDGGLRIVVDGPSDAPAEPVAAIGAGSNPRNLVAELAARASARLGTFKLRSEKPQPAWADRLGWCTWNAFYHEVTAERVFEGLQRLHEQGIHPSLLILDDGWLQHTDQKLTHFEPDPTKFPDGLKPMIDRCKSEFGVEQFGVWHTLQGYWHGVHPDSPLADHYRIVNRPGNTLDIENPGDWLKGTLSTVHPDDIGQFFDDWHGYLADSGVDMVKVDNQGGIMYFGGNETQGGYNRVRLAHAYRNALHASGTKHFNGEVLNCMSMNNTLATAAFQGNATRNSDDYFPARVRYQGKHIHTNAKNGLWTDCFAVADWDMFQSDRTEAHMHAVARAISGGPVYLADKPGEHDGNLARTLADERGHVLRYNAGSGMPTNDRWFDNPEVESVLLKIQNTQRDAKGNVLVGAIALFHCGWEGNDSTPTHEIEAGRAEMPANEAPAITDHWSPQDIEGLEGKRFAAWSPTSQNLIVLHVDSSQEITLKGDEAELFNLTPIQNGFAPLGILDRLSGGAAILDRSHHSCVIGSAGRFGAYVEFAPKRIEVDGKNWQFTYDTKTKLMIVDLNSSQSFSLSIFAS from the coding sequence ATGAAGCCCCCTCTCTCACATGAACACGTGGTTACAAACCTCACCCTCGATGACGCGGGCTTTGCGGTGCTCGATGGTTCGACGGAAGCCCTCGAACTGCCCAGCCACGGCCGGATGATGGCGCTACGCCGCAACTCGCCTTACTGGACCGAGCCAGCGATGATTGGCCAGGGCGATGAGGTTCCCGAAGACACCATCCTTCTATTGTGGGAACGCCACGACCCCGCTGCACCGTTCGGCGCGATCCTGCCCTTGGCTTCAGGCAAAAGGCGAGCCTCATTGGCTGGCGGAGATGGTGGATTGCGTATTGTGGTCGATGGCCCAAGCGATGCACCAGCCGAACCAGTTGCAGCTATTGGTGCAGGCAGTAACCCCCGCAACTTGGTCGCCGAGCTTGCCGCCCGCGCCAGCGCTCGTCTTGGCACATTTAAGCTCCGTTCAGAAAAACCGCAACCCGCTTGGGCCGATCGTTTGGGTTGGTGCACCTGGAATGCGTTTTACCACGAGGTGACCGCAGAACGCGTGTTCGAAGGCCTGCAGCGGCTGCACGAGCAGGGAATCCATCCCAGCCTTCTCATCCTCGACGACGGCTGGCTGCAACACACCGACCAAAAGCTCACCCACTTCGAGCCCGATCCGACCAAGTTTCCCGATGGGCTCAAGCCGATGATAGATCGCTGCAAGTCTGAGTTTGGCGTCGAACAGTTCGGCGTCTGGCATACGCTGCAGGGCTACTGGCACGGCGTCCACCCCGACAGCCCGTTGGCCGACCACTACCGCATCGTCAACCGCCCCGGCAACACCCTGGACATTGAAAACCCAGGCGACTGGCTTAAGGGCACCCTATCCACGGTCCACCCCGACGACATCGGCCAGTTCTTCGACGATTGGCACGGCTACCTCGCCGACTCGGGCGTCGATATGGTCAAGGTCGACAACCAAGGCGGCATCATGTACTTCGGCGGAAACGAAACACAAGGCGGCTACAACCGTGTCCGCCTCGCTCACGCCTACCGTAACGCCCTGCACGCCAGCGGCACCAAACACTTCAACGGCGAAGTACTCAACTGCATGAGCATGAACAACACACTTGCCACCGCCGCCTTCCAGGGCAACGCCACCCGTAACAGCGACGACTACTTCCCCGCTCGAGTCCGCTATCAGGGCAAGCACATCCACACCAACGCCAAGAACGGCCTCTGGACCGATTGCTTCGCCGTCGCCGATTGGGACATGTTCCAGAGCGATCGGACCGAGGCGCACATGCATGCTGTCGCACGGGCGATCAGCGGCGGTCCCGTCTACCTTGCCGACAAGCCCGGCGAACACGACGGCAACCTCGCCCGCACGCTCGCAGACGAGCGCGGCCACGTCCTTCGCTACAACGCCGGATCGGGCATGCCCACCAACGACCGCTGGTTCGATAATCCAGAAGTAGAAAGCGTATTACTCAAGATCCAAAATACTCAACGTGACGCGAAGGGAAATGTACTGGTCGGCGCTATCGCGCTATTCCACTGTGGCTGGGAAGGTAATGACAGTACGCCTACCCACGAAATCGAGGCCGGCCGTGCCGAAATGCCTGCCAACGAAGCGCCTGCAATTACCGATCACTGGTCGCCTCAAGATATTGAAGGCCTAGAAGGCAAACGTTTCGCGGCGTGGTCCCCAACCAGCCAGAATCTGATAGTTCTACATGTTGACAGTAGTCAGGAAATCACGCTTAAAGGCGACGAGGCGGAACTATTCAATCTTACTCCGATACAGAATGGCTTCGCCCCGTTGGGCATCCTTGATCGCTTAAGCGGTGGCGCAGCGATTTTAGACAGAAGTCATCACAGCTGTGTCATCGGTTCCGCTGGGAGGTTCGGAGCGTACGTAGAGTTTGCGCCAAAGCGAATTGAGGTTGATGGTAAAAACTGGCAGTTCACTTATGACACTAAGACGAAATTGATGATAGTAGACTTGAATAGCTCACAATCGTTCAGTCTTTCGATCTTTGCTTCATGA
- a CDS encoding integrase core domain-containing protein — MNHALFVLIGLLQEWLQRRRDAQVRFLREENRILRSRLDQQRLILAPEERVRLLAIGAELRHQVKDLISVVQFRTYQRWIREQQGGRKPGRVGRPRKIGQQIRDLIARMARDNPGWGYLRIVGELIKLRCPVGKTSVRRILLQEGINPRPRPDRSGRHEFQPWDQFLKLHLNTLVACDFFCKSIWTPMGKRQAYFLAFIHVGSRKVWVSPATYHPNGEWVLQQGRNLLMLLEELGLEATHLIHDRDTKFTAGFDALFEHLAGIDVLRSPVKAPNANSFAESWIATVKRECLDYFACFSLRHADHIVQAFVAFYSDHRPHQSLDNRTLDSADKPSIGSAQTPPIAGKITCRSELGGLLKHYFRSAA, encoded by the coding sequence GTGAATCACGCTTTGTTTGTGCTAATAGGCCTCCTTCAGGAGTGGTTGCAGCGTCGCCGCGACGCCCAGGTTCGGTTCCTCCGTGAGGAGAACCGGATTCTACGATCTCGTCTGGATCAGCAGCGGCTGATCTTGGCTCCAGAGGAGCGAGTCCGACTCTTAGCCATCGGGGCCGAGCTCCGGCATCAGGTCAAAGATCTCATCAGTGTGGTCCAGTTCCGAACCTATCAACGATGGATTCGGGAGCAGCAGGGCGGTCGAAAGCCGGGCCGAGTCGGCCGCCCCCGGAAGATTGGGCAACAGATTCGAGATTTGATTGCTCGGATGGCCAGGGATAACCCGGGCTGGGGTTATCTGCGGATCGTGGGCGAGCTGATCAAGCTGCGGTGTCCGGTCGGTAAGACCAGTGTGCGGCGGATTTTGCTGCAAGAAGGCATTAACCCACGGCCAAGACCTGATCGATCGGGGCGACATGAATTCCAGCCGTGGGATCAGTTCCTAAAGCTACACCTCAACACGCTGGTGGCTTGTGACTTCTTCTGCAAAAGCATCTGGACCCCGATGGGTAAGCGGCAGGCCTATTTTCTAGCCTTTATCCATGTGGGATCACGCAAGGTCTGGGTGTCTCCAGCTACGTATCACCCAAACGGTGAGTGGGTACTGCAGCAAGGTCGGAACCTATTGATGTTGCTCGAAGAACTGGGCCTTGAAGCGACGCATCTCATCCACGACCGGGATACGAAGTTCACGGCCGGTTTTGATGCTCTTTTTGAGCATTTAGCGGGTATCGACGTCTTGAGGTCGCCGGTGAAGGCTCCGAACGCCAACTCATTTGCTGAGTCGTGGATTGCGACGGTGAAGCGAGAATGTCTAGACTACTTTGCTTGCTTTAGCCTACGGCATGCCGATCACATCGTTCAGGCATTTGTGGCTTTCTACAGCGACCATAGGCCTCACCAAAGCCTCGATAATCGAACGCTCGACTCAGCGGATAAGCCATCAATAGGTTCAGCCCAAACGCCACCGATCGCTGGCAAGATCACTTGTCGTTCGGAATTGGGTGGCTTACTCAAGCACTACTTCCGGTCGGCTGCTTGA
- a CDS encoding type II secretion system protein, with amino-acid sequence MHLRFNTLESKSGFTLIELLVVISIIALLIGILLPALGAARRSGRQLANSTQLRGIHQGMVVFAQSNKSGGKDGYFPRLDVDGKVAITPAAVAGQSYGFAIAGDKAGLPQAVYVEMLNANAIPPEYCLNPADADGEEATLDAASSGGIITGRNYSYAMLDFGAPPGVGSTPTRKDVALEWSETLNTKAVIMADFNTGVNANNKSSVWTERNDGTGINEWIGTIVRNDNSTSFETSPGVEQTQYGAAKSVPVDDIFANGNGAGEEVWTSPADNQNKNAFMILNRLAISAQGNFTRDD; translated from the coding sequence ATGCATCTACGCTTCAATACACTCGAATCAAAATCTGGATTCACCTTAATTGAATTGTTAGTGGTCATAAGTATTATCGCTCTGCTGATTGGGATACTGCTTCCCGCCTTGGGAGCAGCACGACGTTCAGGACGCCAATTGGCGAACTCCACTCAGCTACGAGGCATCCATCAAGGAATGGTCGTATTCGCACAATCAAATAAGAGTGGCGGTAAGGATGGATACTTCCCAAGACTCGATGTTGATGGAAAAGTAGCGATTACGCCGGCAGCCGTAGCCGGCCAAAGTTATGGCTTCGCCATCGCTGGTGATAAAGCGGGTCTACCACAAGCCGTATATGTAGAAATGCTCAATGCGAATGCGATTCCGCCTGAATACTGCCTAAATCCAGCTGATGCAGACGGTGAAGAAGCAACACTGGATGCCGCAAGTTCCGGCGGGATCATCACAGGGCGGAACTATTCATACGCCATGCTGGATTTCGGCGCCCCTCCTGGCGTCGGAAGCACACCAACCCGCAAGGATGTAGCACTCGAGTGGTCCGAGACGCTCAATACCAAAGCCGTGATTATGGCAGACTTCAATACCGGCGTTAATGCAAACAACAAAAGCTCCGTTTGGACCGAGCGAAATGACGGCACCGGCATCAACGAATGGATCGGAACGATTGTTCGCAATGACAACTCAACGTCGTTCGAAACTAGCCCAGGGGTTGAGCAAACTCAATATGGAGCAGCAAAATCTGTTCCCGTGGACGACATCTTCGCCAATGGCAATGGAGCTGGGGAGGAAGTTTGGACAAGCCCCGCTGATAACCAAAACAAAAACGCCTTCATGATCCTTAACCGACTAGCGATCTCCGCCCAAGGCAATTTCACCCGAGATGATTGA
- a CDS encoding SDR family oxidoreductase, giving the protein MNRRELLLAGAAACLYSQTARTEAQPANKADLNNKTILITGASSGFGRLGAEHYARLGAKVIASMRNMPRPEAEALSALAAKDNLDLHVVEIDVLDEESVTRGVNEAIEICGGVPDVLINNAGIAIVGPVEAQDETATKLAYDTNVFGYQRMQRAVLPLMRHRGSGHIINLSSQSGRVIWPGLGHYCPTKFAIEAMSESLAYELSSFGVEVTLIQPGGYPTELWNTREKLTADLKARSEAKYLEGYGEMADNMGSGNIPNLQGDLMDVPKAIASAIAAPSGKKPMRVMVSASGHPQSSINSENRETHLKLLGRGPYKDAVRSVQD; this is encoded by the coding sequence ATGAACCGTCGCGAATTATTACTTGCCGGTGCCGCTGCTTGTTTATACTCCCAAACCGCAAGAACCGAGGCGCAACCAGCCAATAAAGCAGACTTAAACAATAAGACAATTTTAATTACCGGAGCCTCGAGCGGATTCGGCAGGCTTGGCGCTGAGCATTATGCACGGCTAGGAGCCAAGGTGATTGCCAGCATGCGCAACATGCCACGGCCGGAAGCCGAAGCATTGTCAGCCCTAGCTGCGAAAGACAACCTTGACCTCCACGTAGTCGAGATCGATGTACTCGATGAAGAAAGCGTGACACGAGGCGTAAACGAAGCGATCGAGATCTGTGGCGGCGTCCCCGATGTGCTGATCAACAACGCGGGCATCGCGATCGTTGGCCCGGTCGAAGCGCAGGACGAGACGGCCACGAAACTCGCCTACGACACCAATGTCTTCGGGTATCAACGCATGCAACGGGCGGTGCTGCCGTTGATGCGTCATCGCGGGTCGGGCCACATCATTAATCTGTCTTCGCAATCGGGCCGGGTGATCTGGCCGGGCCTGGGGCACTATTGTCCGACTAAGTTTGCGATCGAAGCGATGTCGGAATCGCTCGCCTACGAGCTTTCGTCGTTCGGCGTCGAGGTCACGCTGATTCAGCCGGGCGGCTACCCCACCGAGCTATGGAATACGCGTGAAAAGCTCACGGCAGATTTGAAGGCACGATCCGAAGCGAAGTATCTGGAAGGGTACGGCGAGATGGCCGACAACATGGGCTCGGGGAACATCCCCAATCTGCAGGGTGACCTGATGGATGTGCCCAAAGCAATCGCTTCCGCCATCGCGGCGCCTTCAGGCAAGAAGCCGATGCGCGTGATGGTTAGCGCAAGCGGGCATCCCCAGTCATCCATCAATTCTGAGAACCGGGAAACACACCTTAAGCTTTTAGGGCGCGGTCCCTACAAAGACGCGGTTCGTTCGGTCCAAGACTAA
- a CDS encoding family 4 glycosyl hydrolase translates to MPASLDTPVISEVDDDAKGHDAHTKAAESTTPLPGRIDRPINVVFLGAGSTFCPKICRDILTIESADRGELRLVDIDADRLALTTQVVEKIISDLGKQGGWSVQSTTDRRAVLPGAHYAVCSVEVSGLDCVAWDNDIPLKYGVDQCIGDTIGPGGLFKGLRTVPVFLDILRDMRELCPGAVMLNYTNPMNMMVLAAGRAIPEVPVVGLCHSVQGTSHLLADLAEVPYDELDWECAGINHLAWFTKLEHRGRDLYESRLFEQFRRDLEAGIAEAEAGKASFDNRGDSNGETAEKQYEFEELIRKDMCVHFGAFITESSGHLSEYLPYYRKSEEGKKLLRLGYHGGSRFYASNWPSWRKHMDEQRNRWVTGEEAFDLNRSWEYGSWIIEAMEKNAPLRIHGNVMNHATALGKTSRGEAGKLITNLPGDGCVEVACYVDKNGIQPTRYGSLPPQMAHICASNMAMFDLAAQSIIHRSKQAAAHALMLDPLCAAVLTPREIEMMTMEMFDAEREFLPEYS, encoded by the coding sequence ATGCCCGCAAGCCTGGACACGCCTGTGATCTCTGAGGTTGACGATGACGCAAAAGGACACGACGCACACACCAAGGCGGCGGAGTCCACGACTCCGTTGCCCGGGCGTATCGATCGCCCGATTAATGTGGTGTTTCTTGGCGCGGGTTCGACCTTCTGCCCGAAGATATGTCGCGACATCCTGACCATTGAATCCGCCGATCGGGGTGAATTACGGCTGGTCGATATCGACGCTGACCGCTTGGCACTCACGACCCAGGTCGTCGAGAAAATCATAAGCGATCTGGGAAAGCAAGGCGGATGGTCGGTTCAATCCACGACCGATCGACGAGCGGTATTGCCCGGTGCGCACTACGCGGTGTGTAGTGTCGAAGTCTCGGGGCTCGACTGCGTGGCCTGGGACAACGACATCCCGCTCAAGTACGGCGTCGATCAATGCATCGGCGACACCATCGGCCCCGGCGGCTTGTTCAAAGGCCTGCGGACCGTCCCCGTGTTTCTTGACATCCTGCGCGACATGCGTGAGTTGTGTCCGGGCGCGGTCATGCTCAACTACACCAACCCCATGAACATGATGGTGCTCGCCGCCGGCCGCGCGATCCCCGAGGTGCCGGTGGTGGGCTTGTGTCACTCCGTGCAGGGCACCAGCCACCTCTTGGCCGACCTGGCCGAGGTGCCCTACGACGAACTCGACTGGGAATGTGCCGGCATCAACCACCTGGCGTGGTTCACCAAGCTTGAGCACCGCGGCCGGGATCTGTACGAGAGTCGGCTCTTCGAACAGTTCCGCCGAGACCTCGAAGCGGGGATCGCCGAGGCCGAGGCGGGCAAAGCATCGTTTGATAACCGCGGCGACTCAAACGGGGAAACCGCTGAAAAGCAATATGAATTCGAGGAGCTCATCCGCAAGGACATGTGCGTGCATTTCGGTGCCTTCATCACCGAGAGCTCGGGCCACCTGTCGGAATACCTCCCGTACTACCGCAAGTCGGAGGAAGGGAAGAAACTGCTGCGTTTGGGGTACCACGGCGGAAGCCGGTTCTACGCGAGCAACTGGCCGAGCTGGCGCAAACACATGGATGAACAACGCAACCGCTGGGTGACGGGCGAAGAGGCGTTCGATCTCAACCGATCTTGGGAGTACGGCTCGTGGATCATCGAAGCGATGGAGAAGAACGCCCCCTTGCGTATCCACGGCAACGTCATGAACCACGCTACCGCTCTGGGCAAAACCTCACGCGGAGAAGCAGGCAAACTCATCACCAACCTCCCGGGCGATGGCTGCGTCGAAGTGGCGTGCTACGTCGACAAGAACGGCATCCAACCGACACGTTACGGTAGTCTGCCGCCACAGATGGCACACATCTGCGCAAGCAACATGGCGATGTTCGACCTCGCGGCCCAATCCATCATCCATCGCAGCAAGCAGGCGGCCGCCCACGCACTCATGTTAGACCCTCTATGTGCCGCGGTGCTCACACCGCGTGAGATCGAGATGATGACCATGGAGATGTTTGACGCGGAACGTGAGTTCCTGCCGGAGTACAGCTGA